One window of Bacillus alkalicellulosilyticus genomic DNA carries:
- the folE2 gene encoding GTP cyclohydrolase FolE2: MQTKIIPSKKERHKRFGSVPPVIGTKPLHKEEMTDLQNMPNDFLFPIESVGISNVTHPIQIESDYEPKEQTTVATISLTTSLAQMNKGINMSRLTEVLQEYHHNGFKASREQLYSFTKDLAERMEQDGAQMSIRFPWFFERTSPVLNKTGLAHADVQMYVSYDKANGFTHEFELTVAVTTLCPCSKEISEYSAHNQRGYVTIKVEFFDLLELSKDWKVILLEAAESNASSMLYPILKRPDEKSVTERAFENPRFVEDMVRLVAADLYENKDIKSFTVACRNEESIHMHDAIAKLSYTK, encoded by the coding sequence ATGCAAACAAAAATCATTCCTAGTAAAAAAGAACGACATAAAAGATTTGGATCGGTTCCCCCTGTCATAGGAACAAAACCTTTACATAAAGAAGAGATGACAGACTTACAAAACATGCCGAATGATTTTCTTTTCCCTATTGAATCAGTCGGAATTTCAAATGTTACACACCCTATTCAGATAGAATCTGATTATGAACCAAAAGAACAAACAACTGTTGCAACCATTTCTTTAACAACGAGTTTAGCACAAATGAATAAAGGGATTAATATGAGCCGTTTAACTGAGGTGCTTCAAGAATATCACCATAACGGGTTTAAAGCGAGTAGAGAACAACTTTATTCGTTCACTAAAGATTTAGCGGAACGAATGGAACAAGATGGTGCCCAAATGAGCATTCGTTTTCCTTGGTTTTTTGAAAGAACTAGCCCAGTTCTAAACAAAACCGGATTAGCCCATGCAGATGTTCAGATGTACGTCAGCTACGACAAAGCTAATGGATTTACCCATGAATTTGAGCTCACTGTGGCTGTTACAACGTTATGTCCATGTTCAAAAGAAATCAGCGAATATAGTGCTCATAATCAGCGGGGGTATGTCACTATCAAAGTCGAATTCTTTGATTTGCTAGAATTGAGTAAGGACTGGAAAGTTATATTACTTGAAGCAGCCGAATCAAATGCCAGTTCAATGCTTTACCCTATTTTAAAAAGGCCAGATGAAAAGTCGGTGACAGAACGCGCTTTTGAAAACCCTCGTTTTGTCGAGGATATGGTTCGCTTAGTGGCTGCCGATTTATATGAAAATAAAGATATCAAATCGTTTACTGTTGCATGCCGAAACGAAGAATCGATTCATATGCATGATGCCATTGCAAAATTGTCCTATACCAAATAA
- the sufU gene encoding Fe-S cluster assembly sulfur transfer protein SufU: MLDQLYRQLVIEHSRNRRNHRKLEGSKVQQKHYKNPTCGDVMTLFMEVSTDKRINDISFVGEGCSISMASASMMTELIKGVSVEEASQLREAMEQMIRKGEVSEDIDLGDALALEGVHKLRARHNCALMAWQALDRILGDYPEYRLK, from the coding sequence ATGCTAGACCAATTGTACAGACAATTAGTAATTGAGCATTCAAGAAACCGACGAAATCATAGGAAGCTAGAAGGGTCGAAGGTGCAACAGAAACATTATAAGAATCCAACTTGTGGTGATGTAATGACCTTGTTCATGGAGGTATCCACTGACAAAAGAATTAATGATATCTCGTTTGTTGGTGAAGGATGTAGCATAAGTATGGCATCTGCATCTATGATGACAGAATTAATAAAAGGAGTTTCCGTAGAAGAAGCATCACAATTAAGAGAAGCAATGGAACAAATGATTCGAAAAGGTGAGGTCTCAGAAGACATTGATTTAGGAGATGCGCTAGCATTAGAAGGTGTTCATAAGTTAAGAGCACGTCATAATTGTGCCTTGATGGCTTGGCAAGCACTTGACCGAATCTTAGGAGATTATCCAGAGTATAGATTAAAGTAA